Proteins co-encoded in one Melanotaenia boesemani isolate fMelBoe1 chromosome 23, fMelBoe1.pri, whole genome shotgun sequence genomic window:
- the nup107 gene encoding nuclear pore complex protein Nup107, translated as MDWGQNELPSPVVRDDEVTVAARRRKKVAFPSPGSGSPVISTVTPARPLAKNNPASLFRQAVTPRVPDVSTILGPGGRTPRYTHTPKNAFSSLNLDDSDWTQSFYTSPLSGLENTSFFNDDVANLSSALLKEDDPGEAAAATLFQEFLSSFLKHSSSAVFDLLEDYQTLCQDKVDVLQSVVLRAGQNSKTAGVRWLLQKENCTWRLITSLYRDRVQLALEDDIMTDMVVPSESEKVVVEQLFQRDAIIRQSQLVVDWLESIAKDQIGDFSDNIEYYAKNVCWENTLHALKTRRKSGAAFTVPLVTELDPDAPLRQQRPLADLDREDDARLLKNLFTLIRAGMTDEAQRLCKRCGQAWRAATLEGWKLYHDPNRTSGSLELQPVEGNPQRGIWKACCWRMAEEEQLNRYERAIYASLSGNLKPLLAVCESWEDSVWAYFRVMVDSLVEKDLMSSGMAHQEVETLPREYLEANWTMEKVFEELQASESKRVLDETKEHYHIIQKFIILGDLDGMLEEFSDWLTASKPLPSHLLRFMTHLVLFFRSLGLALKEEVCVDVVKAYVSFLIRDQQTDLVASYVGQLPAELATAQYAAFLETVTQPELRPQCLQLATDAGLDVSAITKLVVETVRERDETEFTHHSQTLETGTTKEDQRKIDVIDWLLFNPTHRAEALKQSNAIMRKFLALQKHDAAKAVFSKVPEDSMREIYCQWTSVGQTLPLPAEDENAIREHLCIRAYLEAHEAFTDWFSHSSSAPQKPAPAPEAKFTERVANEMKEKEYQVALTAWSCRLDVLTEDVKERIYNVLLFVDGGWMVDNRQESEEDTERSHQMTVLRSLCLPRLSFLLLSVLQSSSRHQEALRLADIISSDQHRLYQVFSKEELRRFLQKLRESSLALLDRGLDPLGYELQP; from the exons ATGGACTG GGGTCAGAATGAGCTGCCATCTCCGGTGGTTCGAGATGATGAGGTTACAGTTGCTGCCCGAAGGAGAAAGAAGGTGGCCT TCCCGTCTCCCGGCAGTGGCAGCCCGGTCATTTCTACGGTAACACCAGCCCGCCCCCTGGCGAAGAACAACCCTGCCTCACTGTTCCGACAGGCTG TCACTCCCAGAGTTCCTGATGTTTCCACCATCTTGGGACCAGGAGGTCGAACGCCTCGATACACCCATACACCCAAAAATGCATTCAGCAGTCTG AATTTGGACGACAGTGACTGGACCCAGAGCTTTTACACGTCCCCCTTGTCCGGACTGGAAAACACCAGCTTCTTTAATGACGATGTTGCAAACCTCAGCTCAGCACTGCTAAAGGAGGACGACCCAGGAGAGGCAG CGGCTGCCACCCTTTTCCAGGAGTTCCTCTCTTCCTTTCTGAAACACTCATCGTCTGCTGTGTTTGATCTGCTGGAGGATTATCAGACACTCTGTCAGGACAAG GTGGACGTTCTGCAGTCGGTGGTTCTGAGAGCGGGTCAGAACAGTAAAACAGCTGGAGTCCGCTGGCTCCTGCAGAAAGAGAACTGCACCTGGAGACTGATCACCTCACTCTACAG GGATCGGGTCCAGTTGGCACTGGAAGATGACATCATGACAGACATGGTT GTCCCCAGTGAGAGTGAGAAGGTTGTGGTGGAGCAGCTCTTCCAGCGGGATGCCATCATACGACAGAGTCAG CTGGTTGTTGATTGGCTGGAGAGCATCGCCAAGGATCAGATTGGAGATTTTTCTGATAACATAGAATACTACGCCAAAAACGTGTGCTG GGAGAACACCCTCCATGCGCTgaagacgaggaggaagagTGGCGCTGCCTTCACCGTTCCTCTCGTCACAGAGCTG GACCCAGACGCTCCTCTCCGGCAGCAGCGACCGCTGGCTGACCTGGACAGAGAGGATGACGCCCGTCTCCTGAAGAACCTGTTCACTCTGATCCGAGCGGGAATGACAGACGAG GCTCAGAGGCTGTGTAAACGCTGCGGTCAGGCCTGGAGAGCTGCCACTCTGGAAGGCTGGAAACTCTATCATGATCCCAACAGGACATCAG GTAGCTTAGAATTACAGCCCGTGGAAGGAAACCCACAGAGAGGAATCTGGAAGGCATGCTGCTGGAGGATGGCTGAAGAG gaGCAATTAAACAGATATGAGAGAGCGATCTACGCCAGCCTGAGTGGGAATCTCAAACCG CTCCTGGCAGTGTGTGAATCGTGGGAGGACTCTGTGTGGGCCTACTTCAGAGTCATGGTGGACTCTCTGGTTGAAAAGGATCTCATGTCGTCAGGAATGGCCCACCAGGAAGTGGAGACGCTGCCAAGAGAATACCTGGAGGCCAA TTGGACGATGGAAAAGGTGTTTGAGGAGCTTCAAGCATCAGAGTCAAAG agggTCTTAGATGAGACAAAGGAACATTACCACATCATCCAGAAGTTCATCATTCTGGGAGACCTTGATG gtatgttggaggagttttctgattggctgacagCCTCTAAGCCCCTCCCTTCACACCTGCTGCGTTTCATGACTCACCTTGTCTTGTTTTTCCGCTCTCTGGGTTTGGCATTAAAG GAGGAGGTGTGCGTTGATGTGGTGAAAGCGTATGTCTCCTTTCTGATTCGGGACCAGCAGACAGACTTGGTGGCGAGCTATGTTGGCCAACTTCCTGCAGAGCTCGCCACAGCTCAGTATGCAGCTTTCTTGGAGACCGTCACTCAGCCGGAGCTCCGCCCTCAGTGCCTGCAGCTCGCCACCGATGCCG GTCTGGATGTTTCTGCGATAACTAAGCTGGTGGTGGAGACTGTAAGAGAAAGAGATGAGACGGAGTTTACACACCACAGCCAGACACTAGAGACAGGAACTACTAAG GAGGACCAAAGGAAGATTGATGTTATTGATTGGCTGCTGTTTAACCCTACCCATCGTGCTGAAGCCTTAAAACAGTCCAATGCCATCATGAGGAAGTTTCTGG CTCTGCAGAAACATGATGCAGCCAAGGCAGTGTTCTCTAAAGTTCCAGAGGATTCAATGAGGGAAATTTACTGCCAGTGGACAAGTGTTGGTCAGACCTTGCCCCTACCTGCTGAGGACGAAAATGCCATCAGAGAGCACCTGTGCATCAGAGCCTACCTG GAAGCTCACGAAGCGTTCACTGACTGGTTCAGCCACAGTAGTTCTGCGCCTCAGAAGCCAGCACCTGCCCCTGAAGCCAAATTCACTGAGAGAGTAGCCAATGAGATGAAAGAAAAGGAGTACCAG GTTGCCCTAACTGCCTGGTCGTGCCGCTTGGACGTTCTGACCGAAGATGTGAAGGAAAGAATCTACAACGTGCTGCTGTTTGTAGACGGAGGATGGATGGTCGACAACAGACAG GAGTCGGAGGAGGACACTGAGCGCAGCCACCAGATGACCGTGTTGCGCTCTCTGTGTTTGCCTCGTCTCAGCTTCCTGTTGCTCAGCGTGCTGCAGAGCTCCTCCAGACACCAGGAGGCGCTGCGACTCGCTGACATCATCTCATCTGACCAGCACCGCCTCTACCAG gtgttTTCTAAAGAAGAGCTGAGGAGGTTTCTTCAGAAGCTCCGGGAATCGTCTCTCGCTCTGTTGGACCGAGGACTCGACCCGCTGGGCTACGAACTGCAGCCATGA